In Phacochoerus africanus isolate WHEZ1 chromosome 14, ROS_Pafr_v1, whole genome shotgun sequence, one genomic interval encodes:
- the LOC125114428 gene encoding predicted GPI-anchored protein 58 isoform X2, with protein MASDCGGTSFVPSSPEGPVPSPGLGRSGAGLPAAPAPSAPSQAAGVRVGRARPGRRREPPQLQRLRLPAASTDRAVGERPLPETTIPTAPPPPAACGQSSSPQASRWALAHPAPRLTAALLLRVPSQPVLLFQYTLPHPPPKPEGTLISPCRPVIPALARGAGLEGGGHSRRDAR; from the coding sequence ATGGCCTCCGACTGCGGAGGGACGAGCTTCGTGCCGTCGTCGCCGGAGGGCCCGGTTCCGAGTCCCGGGCTTGGCAGGTCTGGAGCGGGGCTTCCCGCGGCGCCGGCGCCGTCAGCTCCCAGCCAGGCGGCGGGCGTGCGGGTGGGGAGGGCCCGGCCGGGCCGACGCCGGGAGCCTCCCCAGCTCCAGCGCCTGCGTCTGCCGGCCGCCTCCACGGACCGGGCCGTCGGAGAGCGCCCTCTGCCCGAGACGACGATCCCTACAGCCCCTCCGCCCCCGGCCGCCTGTGGCCAGAGCTCCTCGCCGCAGGCCTCCCGCTGGGCTCTTGCGCACCCCGCCCCGCGTCTGACTGCCGCCCTCCTCCTCCGTGTTCCCTCCCAGCCGGTGCTTCTTTTCCAGTACACCCTTCCCCACCCGCCGCCGAAACCGGAGGGGACCCTCATCAGCCCTTGTCGCCCCGTCATCCCAGCGCTAGCCCGGGGGGCCGGCCTGGAAGGAGGTGGGCACAGTAGACGGGACGCTCGTTGA
- the LOC125114428 gene encoding transcription initiation factor TFIID subunit 4-like isoform X1: MASDCGGTSFVPSSPEGPVPSPGLGRSGAGLPAAPAPSAPSQAAGVRVGRARPGRRREPPQLQRLRLPAASTDRAVGERPLPETTIPTAPPPPAACGQSSSPQASRWALAHPAPRLTAALLLRVPSQPVLLFQYTLPHPPPKPEGTLISPCRPVIPALARGAGLEGGILKVTCQWSSCGSVEEGSFVVFEAAWFGSLTCTVGFKFQWYHRFGWDLLPCLGTSTCRG, from the exons ATGGCCTCCGACTGCGGAGGGACGAGCTTCGTGCCGTCGTCGCCGGAGGGCCCGGTTCCGAGTCCCGGGCTTGGCAGGTCTGGAGCGGGGCTTCCCGCGGCGCCGGCGCCGTCAGCTCCCAGCCAGGCGGCGGGCGTGCGGGTGGGGAGGGCCCGGCCGGGCCGACGCCGGGAGCCTCCCCAGCTCCAGCGCCTGCGTCTGCCGGCCGCCTCCACGGACCGGGCCGTCGGAGAGCGCCCTCTGCCCGAGACGACGATCCCTACAGCCCCTCCGCCCCCGGCCGCCTGTGGCCAGAGCTCCTCGCCGCAGGCCTCCCGCTGGGCTCTTGCGCACCCCGCCCCGCGTCTGACTGCCGCCCTCCTCCTCCGTGTTCCCTCCCAGCCGGTGCTTCTTTTCCAGTACACCCTTCCCCACCCGCCGCCGAAACCGGAGGGGACCCTCATCAGCCCTTGTCGCCCCGTCATCCCAGCGCTAGCCCGGGGGGCCGGCCTGGAAGGAG GAATACTTAAAGTGACGTgtcagtggagttcctgtggctccgTGGAGGAAGGATCCTTTGTCGTGTTTGAGGCAGCGTGGTTTGGATCCCTGACTTGCACAGTGGGGTTCAAGTTCCAGTGGTACCACAGATTTGGCTGGGATTtgctcccttgcctgggaacctccacatgccgtgggtga